A stretch of Lathyrus oleraceus cultivar Zhongwan6 chromosome 6, CAAS_Psat_ZW6_1.0, whole genome shotgun sequence DNA encodes these proteins:
- the LOC127097371 gene encoding E3 ubiquitin-protein ligase PUB23, with amino-acid sequence MNQENDVSPFFLCPISLQPMKDPVTVSTGITYDRQSIEKWLFSSQNNTCPVTKQQLLHDHQNLIILTPNHTLRRLIQAWCTINSSYGVERIPTPKPPTKKTLIEKHLKEASDSSDSPHLLIQSLRKLKTIASESETNRRCIESAGAVGFLASIVTKNNTSCSSSCSTTELTETSILDDDDDMEGFAFDFNIGADDEAINILYNLHLTEQGLKTLLNFQNGEFLDSLMRLLQKGNYDSRTYAVFLLKSMSKIADPSKLASLKTEFFVELVQLLKDQISEKASKATLQTLIQLVEFGRNRIRAVESGCVQVLIELLLDSKERKPCEMILVLLEMLCQCADGRYELLSHACGLAIVSKKILRVSTMANDRAVRILLSVSRFSATHIVVQEMLQIGVVAKLCLVLQVDSGNKAKEKAREVLKLHAKSWSNSRCVPTNLLASYPSASA; translated from the coding sequence ATGAATCAAGAAAACGATGTTTCACCATTTTTTCTATGCCCTATTTCACTACAACCCATGAAGGATCCGGTTACTGTCTCTACTGGCATAACCTACGACAGACAATCCATCGAAAAATGGCTCTTTTCATCCCAAAACAATACATGTCCTGTCACTAAACAACAACTCTTACATGATCATCAAAATCTCATTATTCTCACACCAAACCATACTCTTCGTAGACTCATTCAAGCATGGTGCACCATTAACTCCTCTTATGGCGTCGAAAGAATTCCAACTCCAAAACCTCCAACAAAAAAAACCCTTATAGAAAAACATCTCAAAGAAGCTTCGGATTCTTCAGATTCACCTCACTTGCTTATTCAATCCCTCAGAAAGCTCAAAACAATCGCTTCTGAGAGCGAAACAAATCGACGGTGTATTGAATCTGCCGGTGCTGTAGGGTTCTTAGCATCAATAGTAACGAAAAACAACACAAGctgttcatcttcatgttccaCAACAGAATTAACAGAAACTAGCATTCTTGATGACGATGATGATATGGAAGGTTTTGCTTTTGACTTCAATATTGGTGCAGATGATGAAGCTATAAACATCCTTTACAATCTTCATTTAACAGAACAAGGTTTGAAAACTCTCTTAAACTTCCAAAATGGAGAATTTTTAGACTCTTTAATGAGATTATTGCAAAAGGGTAATTACGATTCAAGAACATACGCAGTTTTTCTGTTGAAATCTATGTCAAAGATTGCTGATCCATCAAAACTAGCAAGTCTAAAAACCGAGTTTTTCGTTGAACTAGTTCAGCTTCTTAAAGATCAGATATCAGAAAAAGCGTCAAAGGCAACACTACAAACGTTAATTCAACTAGTTGAGTTTGGGAGAAATAGAATAAGAGCAGTGGAATCAGGATGTGTTCAAGTTTTGATAGAACTTCTTCTTGATTCCAAAGAAAGAAAACCATGTGAGATGATTTTGGTGCTCTTGGAGATGTTATGTCAATGTGCTGATGGAAGATATGAACTTTTAAGTCATGCATGTGGTTTAGCTATTGTTTCAAAGAAGATTCTGAGGGTTTCAACAATGGCTAATGATAGAGCAGTGAGAATTCTTCTATCTGTTTCAAGATTCTCTGCAACACATATAGTGGTTCAAGAAATGCTGCAAATAGGTGTTGTTGCTAAGCTTTGTTTGGTTCTTCAAGTTGATAGTGGAAATAAGGCTAAGGAGAAAGCAAGAGAGGTTCTTAAACTTCATGCAAAGTCTTGGAGTAATTCTCGTTGTGTGCCCACTAATTTGCTTGCTTCTTACCCATCAGCAAGTGCTTGA